The Treponema sp. OMZ 790 genome includes the window CATAATTGTATATTGGATAGGTTACGGCTGTAGCCAAGAGGGTAACGAAGAGTACTGCCCAGCCCATACCTACCGATTTTTTTACGTCGGATGACATTCCTATAAAGGGACAAAGGGCTAAAAAGCGCATTAAAACTACGTTTTTTACAAGGATTGCAGAAAGAAAAATACTAAGTGTTTCGGGCATTTTTTTACTCCTCCTCTTTTTTTGTTTCACTCTCGGCTTGCGGAGCAGGCGAGCTTTGAATTTTTTTCTTAGGTCTTTCTAAAAGCATTTTTGCAAAAAGGTTTATCGAAATCATAATACCGAATACAAAAAAGCCGCCCGGAGCATTTGCAAAAAAACGGATATGGTAGGCCTCCGGTATAAAAACGTTTCCTGCCAAGGCGCCCGACCCTAGAATTTCTCTTATGGCCGAAATAAGCACAAGAACTATTGTGTATCCGACGCCCATTCCCAAAGCATCCAAAACGGATTTTCCGGGGCCTTCTTTTGAAGCAAAGGATTCAACCCGCCCCATAATAATGCAGTTTACAACGATGAGCTTGATAAAAAGCCCCATCGCATCCGAAAGAGCGGGGGTGTAGGCCTGCATCAAAAGGTCTACAATGGTTGTAAAAGAGGCAATTACAATAATAAAAACCGGAATTCTTATATCCTGAGGAATTAATTTTCTAAAAATACTTATAATTAACTCGCTCATAACGATAACAAAGGTCATTGCCATACCCATTCCAAGACCGTTTAAAACATTGGTTGTAACGGCCAGGGCCGAACATAGACCGATCATCAGCACCAAAAGAGGGTTGCTTTTTATAATCCCGTTTGTGAAAATAGTTAAGTTTTTCATTTATTTACCCCCTTCCAAATTATTTTTGGTTATATAATCCAAGGCTGTAACCGAAGCGTCTTTGATTATTGCGGAGACTCCTTTTGAGGTTATTGTAGCGCCTCCTATTGCGTTTATATCTTCTCGTACGCTGAAAGGAGATTCCATGGATTTACCTGTAAATTGCCCCTTAAAAGGTTCTTCTGCGGCCTTACTTCCCAAACTGGGTGTGTCGGTTAATTCCAAAAATTCTATTTTACGGATTACTTTGTTTAAATCGAAGGCTACAAGAATAGTTGCCTTTGCATAAGTTTTTCCGCTTGCCGTTATGGTGATGCCGGCCGCCTTTCCGTCTTTTACGGCAAGGTAGGCATTCAAAAATTTGGTTTTTTCCAAGGATTCAGGGATTTCTGAACTTATTTCTTTAAAATCGTCGGCTTCGGGGAATACGGCTTTTAAGGCCATGTTTGTTTTTTCTGCCTTTACCTCTGCAATTCTAGGCGCCGTAAAGCTGTAAACTGCCGCAAGGGCTAAACATGCTATAACTGCATAAGCGGAAAGGGTGCATGCCAATTTTATCATTTGTTTCATTTTGCAGCCTCCTTGTTCTTTTTGGGCGGTTTTACGTAGCCGTATTTTACGGGTATAAGTTTGTTTAAAAAAGGAACTACGGCATTCATTATAAGAATACTGTACATAACGCCCTCAGGCATACCTGAAAATAGCCGGACAAGGCCGGTTATGAGGCCGCATCCTGCACCGAAAAGGAGTTTACCCTTGGGAGTTACGGGACTTGTTACATAATCGGTTGCCATAAAGACGGCTCCGAAGGCTAAACCACCGGAAGTCAGGGTTAAAATAGGATTTATCCCTGCAATAGAGGTAATAGCAACTGCTGTTGCCATCATGGCAATGGGAGTTTTCCAGTCAATAACCTTTTTAAAGAGGAGGTATGCAAAACCAAGGAGAATTAACAAAATACTTGTTTCACCTATACATCCGGCATGATTTCCCAAAATAAGTTGGGTATAAAGCTCTGTGCTTGAGCCTAAATTAAGAGTTTTTGCTATTTCTGAAGCGCTCAATGATATTCCTTCTTTTGCGTTGATTAGTTTTAAGGGTGTTGCAGTGCTCATTGCATCAAAAAAAGTGTTTCCGGGTTGTACCCAGCTCGTCATGGCTCCCGAAAAGCTTGCAAACATAAAAGCTCGCCCTACCAAGGCTGGGTTAAAGGCATTGGCTCCCAAGCCTCCGAAAAACTCCTTACCTACAACTATTGCAAAAAAGCAGCCTAAAATAAGCATCCAAATAGGCAGATTAGGCGGAATCACAAGAGCAAGTAATAGGCCTGTAATCACTGCCGAAAGATCTTTTACCCTTACATCCAGATTGCATATAAGTCTAAAAAAAGTTTCAAAACCTACACAGCAAAGTACGGCAACTATAATTCGAACCAAGGCAGGTATCGAAAAAAGATAAATTCCGTAAGCCGTGAGGGGGAGAAGGGCTATAATTACATCCAGCATCAAGGTTTGAGTCTTAACCGGTGTTACGACATGGGGTGCCGGAGACATAAAGATTTCGTTTTTATCGGATTCTGCCATTATTTGCCTCCTTCTTCGGTTGTTTGAGCTGCTTGCTTTTCTGCAGCTTGTTTTTCTGCTTCCGCGGCAGCTTTTGCAGCAGCCTTAGCTTCCCGTTTTTGCTTTTCTTCTCTGGCTATCTGCTTGCCCACTTTAAACCTTTGAACAAGCTTGATGCGGGCAGGGCAGGTGTAAGCGCAGGTTCCGCATTCTACACAGTCCAAAAGACCGCAGCGGATAGCTTCTTCCGTATTTCCCGTTTTTAATGCTCTGATAATTAAAACTGGAGAAAGGCGGCAGCTGCATACATCAATACATTTTCCGCAGCCTATACAGGGGCTTTCTTCTTCCAAAGAAACTTCTTCTTTTGTTAAAAAAAGTACGCCTGAGGTGTTTTTTTGAATCGGGAAGTCGGCATTTTTCATGGCAAAGCCCATCATCGGTCCGCCCGAAACTATTTTTACAACTCCGGGTTTAAGGGAAACTACACTCGGAATAAGGTCTCCTACGCAGGTTCCTATGGGAGCTATTACGTTTAAAGGTTTTTCGCAGGCTCCGCCGCCTATTGTTAAGGCTCTGTCGATGAGAGGTTTACCCAAACGGAAGGCTTCTGAAATAGCTTTTAATGTTCCGACATTTTGAATAACGCAGCCGATTTGGAAAGGAAGTCCGCCTGAAGGAATCTCCCTGTTTACTACTGCATCGGTAAGAGTTTTTTCTCCGCCTTGCGGATACTTTGTCTTACAAAGTTGTACCCTTATATCATAGGCGCCGGCAGCAATAGGATTTGATTTGATTTTTGAAATAGCTTTTTCCAAAACAGGAACCAAATCTTTTTTATTGTCTTCAAGGGCTATAATTCCTTGCTTTGCACCCACTATGCGCATTGTAATGGCAAGACCGTCAACAATATTATCCGAGTCGGTAAAAATTGTTGCAGCATCCGTACAAAGATAGGGTTCACATTCAGCTCCGTTTGCAATTACATAATCGATTTTTGCATCAGGCGGAGGACTTAATTTTACGTGAGTCGGGAAAGATGCTCCTCCCATCCCGGTAATACCTGCATCTCTTACTCTTTTTAAAGCTTCTTCTTTTGTGCATGTAAAAGGATCGAGGGGCGGCATAAATTCTTCTCTGTTTTCTTCATCTATTTCGATTAAAAAACAAAGATTTTCCGTATTGCCCGTAACAAGATGCGGCTCTATCTTTTTTACTTTTCCTGATACGGAAGAATGCACAGGAGCCGACATAAATTTATCCGTTTCTGCTATTTTTTGTCCGCGCGCTACTTGATCACCTATTTGTACAAGAGGTGTATTAGGCACTCCTCCCTGAGTAACAGGAATCCAAACCGTATTATTTGCAGGTTTAACGGCGATAACTTCATCGCTCGATAAGACTGCTTTTCGCTCAGGCGGATGAACTCCGCCTTTAAATGATTTTATACCCATGTAATCATTTTATACATAAGTAATGAAACTTTCAAGAGGATAACAATTAAATTCCTCTTTCAAAGATGATAGGTTCATCTCCTGTTGGAATTACATCGTTTATGCTTAATTTAATTTTTGTCCAAATCATTTTTTGTGCACCGTTTTTTTCGGTTAATTCAATCATGTAGAATTTATTTAGATCCTTATTCGATTTCATTTGCAGTATTATTTTATCATTTATTTCCAATATGTTAAAATATCCTGTTTCAATATCTTCCGATTTTTGAAAAGTATATGAATTTCCTAAAATGTCTAAAAGATTATTATTTACGGATTTCCATTGGTTTGAAGATTTCGATAAAAGTTTTTTTATCTTTTCCGCATTGTTTTCTTTTTGATTGGAATTATTTAAAAGCAAATTAGTATTTTTTTTGTAATTGCCGTTCCAAAGAGAAGCTGTTCCGAATTTAATTCTTAAAACGTCTTCAATTACGCGTACCTGTATTTCATCAACACCTTTAATTTCGACCTCGACACGTCTTATAATATTCGGAATGGATTTATTGTTTGTTGTAAAAAATAAACCGTATCTGCGCGGCAAGGTTGTTTTTATTTCGTATATTTCTTCTACGTTGTCTAAATTGAAAATAATATGGCTGTCGTTTTTATCAAAATAAACACTTCTGCCTGTTTCTTTGTTTTGATCTTGTTGAAACCATAATCCCGATAAAAAATCTATAAAAGATTCCATATTTCCGCTTTGAAGTTTTCTTAAAAGCTGAATTTCTATTTTTTCTCCCGGAATTGTTTTTTGTAAACCTTCTTCATATTTTTTTGTTTTGGCATTCCATGTATATTCCGTTTCAATCTGATTGAGAGTATTCGGTGCCGAAGGGTCGGAGTTGTAAGTGTATACACGATATGAAGATAGGCTTGATGTGTTTTCTTCCCTAAATTCGATTTCTTTGATTTGAATTTGCATATCCGCATGTAAATCCGCTATTTGTGAAAACAGAACTTTTCC containing:
- a CDS encoding FMN-binding protein — protein: MKQMIKLACTLSAYAVIACLALAAVYSFTAPRIAEVKAEKTNMALKAVFPEADDFKEISSEIPESLEKTKFLNAYLAVKDGKAAGITITASGKTYAKATILVAFDLNKVIRKIEFLELTDTPSLGSKAAEEPFKGQFTGKSMESPFSVREDINAIGGATITSKGVSAIIKDASVTALDYITKNNLEGGK
- the rsxE gene encoding electron transport complex subunit RsxE, whose protein sequence is MKNLTIFTNGIIKSNPLLVLMIGLCSALAVTTNVLNGLGMGMAMTFVIVMSELIISIFRKLIPQDIRIPVFIIVIASFTTIVDLLMQAYTPALSDAMGLFIKLIVVNCIIMGRVESFASKEGPGKSVLDALGMGVGYTIVLVLISAIREILGSGALAGNVFIPEAYHIRFFANAPGGFFVFGIMISINLFAKMLLERPKKKIQSSPAPQAESETKKEEE
- the rsxC gene encoding electron transport complex subunit RsxC, which produces MGIKSFKGGVHPPERKAVLSSDEVIAVKPANNTVWIPVTQGGVPNTPLVQIGDQVARGQKIAETDKFMSAPVHSSVSGKVKKIEPHLVTGNTENLCFLIEIDEENREEFMPPLDPFTCTKEEALKRVRDAGITGMGGASFPTHVKLSPPPDAKIDYVIANGAECEPYLCTDAATIFTDSDNIVDGLAITMRIVGAKQGIIALEDNKKDLVPVLEKAISKIKSNPIAAGAYDIRVQLCKTKYPQGGEKTLTDAVVNREIPSGGLPFQIGCVIQNVGTLKAISEAFRLGKPLIDRALTIGGGACEKPLNVIAPIGTCVGDLIPSVVSLKPGVVKIVSGGPMMGFAMKNADFPIQKNTSGVLFLTKEEVSLEEESPCIGCGKCIDVCSCRLSPVLIIRALKTGNTEEAIRCGLLDCVECGTCAYTCPARIKLVQRFKVGKQIAREEKQKREAKAAAKAAAEAEKQAAEKQAAQTTEEGGK
- a CDS encoding pallilysin-related adhesin; its protein translation is MFKRITYIISALIILIVLSFLIYFKFIQSNKKNEERIVTQTIIPIVSSQINNRDNKTETDSPNTEAKIFLELFNDEAFVDAISDDLNEDGVEDQIIAVKKLLDPFLYLIISIQNPITQKWDRIEEIRTAITQPKSLTFYIMNLAKDPKSLVYSGMTSDNRQILSIHTIQKDDNGKVLFSQIADLHADMQIQIKEIEFREENTSSLSSYRVYTYNSDPSAPNTLNQIETEYTWNAKTKKYEEGLQKTIPGEKIEIQLLRKLQSGNMESFIDFLSGLWFQQDQNKETGRSVYFDKNDSHIIFNLDNVEEIYEIKTTLPRRYGLFFTTNNKSIPNIIRRVEVEIKGVDEIQVRVIEDVLRIKFGTASLWNGNYKKNTNLLLNNSNQKENNAEKIKKLLSKSSNQWKSVNNNLLDILGNSYTFQKSEDIETGYFNILEINDKIILQMKSNKDLNKFYMIELTEKNGAQKMIWTKIKLSINDVIPTGDEPIIFERGI
- a CDS encoding RnfABCDGE type electron transport complex subunit D; translated protein: MAESDKNEIFMSPAPHVVTPVKTQTLMLDVIIALLPLTAYGIYLFSIPALVRIIVAVLCCVGFETFFRLICNLDVRVKDLSAVITGLLLALVIPPNLPIWMLILGCFFAIVVGKEFFGGLGANAFNPALVGRAFMFASFSGAMTSWVQPGNTFFDAMSTATPLKLINAKEGISLSASEIAKTLNLGSSTELYTQLILGNHAGCIGETSILLILLGFAYLLFKKVIDWKTPIAMMATAVAITSIAGINPILTLTSGGLAFGAVFMATDYVTSPVTPKGKLLFGAGCGLITGLVRLFSGMPEGVMYSILIMNAVVPFLNKLIPVKYGYVKPPKKNKEAAK